Proteins from one Drosophila gunungcola strain Sukarami chromosome 3R, Dgunungcola_SK_2, whole genome shotgun sequence genomic window:
- the LOC128252190 gene encoding platelet binding protein GspB isoform X6: MVISKPDGAAPNGAAGGAGASSAAQTVAAPGGLDATGNSLAHPSGIPQDQIDNIMSGIANTGNVKMNNHRKKLRQRFDIIKKLGQGTYGKVQLGINKETGQEVAIKTIKKCKIEAEADLVRIRREVQIMSSVHHPNIIHIYEVFENREKMVLVMEFAAGGELYDYLSERKVLTEEEARRIFRQVATAVYYCHKHKICHRDLKLENILLDEKGNAKIADFGLSNVFDDQRLLGTFCGSPLYASPEIVEGTPYQGPEVDCWSLGVLLYTLVYGSMPFDGSNFKRLVKQISQGDYYEPRKPSRASTLIRDMLTVCPRKRASIEQICSHWWVNENDNVSCLDLAEDLANQTPVRLDVLLSLTPATITADQLVVPSAEGAAAAKAAANERVPRSHSVGSIRDMGPPNTEAERRILDMVAAGGEAALMPSPTRTITPAQSPVQTKRKLQATVSTENAAGITAKKKEKPANSSFVISKEGAPLTEAPPTIIEPPHAPPTLMEADTIAHIPEEGPSPSYSQKDMQLVGDLCEQLMGDGSATAPLPITAPAPTPAPTTVARQATRGKLDAVVETPEEKDATKVIKKFVNKHKTADLVNAINESASKAAAPVGAVVPPPFVRKCSLQDESTLNKFNAERRKSRILETAEKFQPPPQVAATAPEKPKKLSIPGVSVGSFKKEFEKKATNPPAADGPTPGELRAQEQVAAAAAAAQEAEALGTPPPTPPVVAPSLEASDSKNSVASVSLDEARRSMENSIALLLQAQNESSKEVDQLCAQTETIGVSEPATLQDRERKLKNARAIIGNAIQPVIRRPTPFYGIGNGNGNGNGFGSGMVCGAGGIVGGASANNAPKRAQSGSNFMVYSGANSPGTATMSPPIAGPQTAPPVLISPNALAAAKQTIQQRIFGGGVAGQNNQAINRRPATWQPQASYSTASIFQPPPSASASSPFKMLQQQYQQRCQVDQKMPSALFTPPTSPQYAASHAPAAQANHTNYGNSSNSNSGGGISSSSSSNNNRYNSSNIGNCNTMPNVNYNVNSRTRPFNHTQAQDTLNTNASASATCAMPAAMWLKSSPGAEGPPTPPGAVKTSTASITLKSATLPRRKINAKAEVQLDIKPRIPEQGAPPQPAMRFSTEMQHPVADLRSAPPREGPIPYSPIKTTLQARATSLEPKEHVITIQRPPTQHAYGRTSSNTTTRSGSLSRQSTVESESDATTTTATNMSQATITSTSQPIKKSPREFIIPIAVEGGGFITPRERSVEPSESSHTTSSRSTFTRLRPSRRIGSLLSEAGFDEGSPFQKMRTTSITRDGGSGGAEDEARFTPHRLRSSRPVKKISQDNDSQSSNEEDDDDDDGFEILTAENLFSTLLQRVRALTNRLNVNSDLTVGFPSHSSRLLTDISRQAQSHSPFWSQGSPFASVLRSQVSYTYSETVEKKKVRLNSSNSSGLGAPWRHSMSRDLGSDMESMFSRTGATLPRVGLTTLTTTTPTKHVITINQSPFTTATKPPHPGHFATATTTAKTVAVAIAGVPKQLTITTTTTTNSSSGNANANTNGNGNGNGNGRSRPSVIPAIMTTPQLAKTTGSSTTTTTSSPRKP, translated from the exons ATGGTGATAAGCAAACCCGATGGAGCGGCGCCCAATGGAGCGGCAGGAGGAGCGGGCGCCTCGTCGGCGGCACAGACAGTCGCTGCTCCCGGCGGGCTCGACGCCACCGGGAACAGTCTGGCGCATCCTTCGGGGATACCGCAGGATCAAATAGACAATATCATGAGTGGCATTGCCAACACGGGCAACGTCAAAATGAACAATCATCGCAAGAAGCTGCGACAAAG ATTTGATATTATTAAGAAACTAGGACAAGGCACCTATGGCAAGGTGCAGTTAGGTATAAATAAGGAAACCGGCCAGGAGGTGGCCATCAAAACCATTAAGAAGTGCAAAATCGAGGCCGAGGCGGATTTAGTGCGCATCCGGCGCGAGGTGCAGATCATGAGCTCAGTGCATCATCCCAACATCATCCACATCTACGAAG tattcGAGAACCGTGAGAAAATGGTGCTGGTTATGGAGTTCGCCGCTGGCGGCGAGCTCTACGACTACCTGTCCGAGCGGAAGGTGCTCACCGAGGAGGAGGCGCGCCGCATCTTCCGCCAGGTGGCCACCGCCGTCTACTACTGTCACAAGCACAAGATCTGCCATCGGGATCTCAAGCTGGAGAACATCCTGCTGGACGAAAAGGGCAATGCCAAG ATTGCCGACTTTGGCCTGTCGAATGTGTTTGACGACCAGCGCCTGCTGGGCACCTTCTGCGGCTCCCCCCTCTATGCCTCGCCAGAAATCGTGGAGGGAACGCCGTATCAGGGACCCGAGGTGGACTGCTGGTCATTGGGCGTGCTGCTCTACACGCTGGTCTACGGTTCCATGCCCTTCGACGGGTCCAACTTCAAGCGGCTGGTGAAGCAGATCAGCCAGGGCGACTACTACGAGCCGAGGAAGCCTTCGCGGGCCTCCACGCTCATCCGGGACATGCTCACCGTGTGTCCGAGGAAGCGGGCCAGCATCGAGCAGATCTGTTCGCACTGGTGGGTGAACGAGAACGACAATGTGTCCTGCCTGGATCTGGCCGAGGATCTGGCCAACCAGACCCCAGTGCGACTGGACGTCCTGCTCTCCTTGACGCCAGCCACCATTACGGCGGATCAGTTGGTGGTGCCCTCGGCGGAGGGAGCCGCTGCGGCCAAGGCGGCGGCGAACGAACGTGTGCCCCGTTCGCATTCGGTGGGCTCCATCCGGGACATGGGACCACCGAACACGGAGGCGGAGCGTCGCATCCTGGACATGGTGGCCG CTGGAGGAGAAGCAGCCCTGATGCCCTCGCCCACCAGGACCATTACGCCCGCCCAGAGTCCGGTGCAGACGAAGAGGAAGCTGCAGGCCACTGTTTCCACGGAGAATGCAGCCGGGATCACGGCCAAAAAGAAGGAGAAGCCGGCCAACAGCTCGTTTGTGATCAGCAAGGAGGGAGCGCCACTGACTGAGGCACCACCCACGATCATCGAACCCCCCCATGCTCCCCCCACGCTCATGGAGGCGGACACGATTGCCCATATACCAGAGGAAGGCCCATCCCCCAGTTACTCCCAGAAAGACATGCAATTGGTGGGCGATCTCTGCGAACAGCTAATGGGCGATGGCTCCGCTACAGCTCCGCTACCTATAACTGCACCTGCACCCACACCCGCACCCACAACCGTGGCCCGACAGGCCACCCGGGGCAAGCTGGACGCTGTGGTGGAGACGCCCGAGGAGAAGGATGCCACCAAGGTGATCAAGAAGTTTGTAAACAAGCACAAGACCGCCGATCTGGTGAACGCCATCAATGAGAGCGCCTCCAAGGCGGCGGCGCCTGTGGGCGCAGTGGTGCCGCCTCCCTTCGTTCGCAAGTGCAGCCTGCAGGACGAGTCCACCCTGAACAAGTTCAATGCGGAGCGTCGGAAGTCGCGCATCCTGGAAACGGCCGAGAAGTTCCAGCCCCCGCCGCAAGTGGCCGCAACAGCTCCCGAAAAGCCCAAGAAGCTGAGCATACCTGGCGTCAGTGTGGGCAGTTTCAAGAAGGAGTTCGAGAAGAAGGCCACCAATCCGCCGGCGGCCGATGGACCCACGCCCGGTGAGCTGAGGGCTCAGGAGCAGGTGGCTGCAGCAGCGGCTGCCGCCCAGGAAGCCGAGGCCCTGGGCACACCACCGCCAACACCGCCAGTGGTGGCGCCATCCCTGGAGGCCAGCGATTCCAAGAACTCGGTGGCCTCCGTTTCGCTGGACGAGGCCCGGCGCTCCATGGAGAACTCCATAGCCCTGCTGCTGCAGGCCCAGAACGAGTCCAGCAAGGAGGTGGACCAGTTGTGCGCCCAAACCGAGACCATCGGAGTCAGTGAGCCGGCGACGCTGCAGGATCGCGAGCGTAAGTTGAAAAACGCGCGCGCCATCATCGGAAATGCCATCCAACCAG TGATACGCAGGCCGACACCGTTTTATGGCattggcaatggcaatggcaacggcaacggcttTGGCAGTGGCATGGTGTGTGGTGCTGGTGGAATCGTTGGTGGTGCGTCGGCTAACAATGCACCGAAGCGAGCTCAGAGTGGCAGCAACTTTATGGTCTATTCCGGAGCCAATTCTCCAGGGACGGCAACCATGTCGCCACCGATAGCGGGACCCCAGACGGCACCGCCTGTGCTCATTTCACCGAATGCTTTGGCTGCGGCCAAGCAAACCATACAGCAGCGGATATTTGGAGGCGGAGTGGCCGGTCAAAATAACCAGGCCATAAACCGGAGGCCAGCCACTTGGCAACCGCAGGCTTCGTACAGCACGGCCAGCATTTTCCAACCGCCgccgagtgcgagtgcgagtagTCCGTTCAAAatgctgcagcagcagtatCAGCAGCGTTGTCAGGTGGATCAAAAAATGCCGAGTGCCCTGTTCACGCCGCCAACGTCGCCGCAATATGCCgccagccacgcccccgccgCCCAAGCCAACCACACCAACTACGGGaacagcagcaatagcaacagcggcggcggcatcagcagcagcagcagcagtaacaacaacagatacaacagcagcaacattggCAACTGCAACACGATGCCTAATGTCAATTACAATGTCAATTCGCGCACGAGACCATTCAATCATACTCAAGCTCAAGACACACTCAATACCaatgccagtgccagtgctaCATGTGCCATGCCTGCGGCTATGTGGCTAAAAT CCTCGCCGGGTGCCGAAGGACCTCCAACTCCCCCAGGAGCGGTCAAGACATCGACGGCTTCGATTACCCTGAAATCGGCCACCCTGCCGCGTCGGAAGATCAACGCCAAGGCGGAGGTTCAGCTGGACATCAAGCCGCGAATCCCGGAACAGGGGGCTCCTCCCCAGCCGGCGATGCGCTTCAGCACGGAGATGCAGCATCCGGTGGCCGACCTGCGCAGTGCCCCGCCCCGCGAGGGCCCCATCCCCTACAGTCCCATCAAGACGACGCTGCAGGCGAGGGCCACCAGTCTGGAGCCCAAGGAGCACGTCATAACCATACAGCGACCGCCCACGCAGCACGCCTACGGACGCACCAGCTCCAACACAACCACGCG TTCCGGTTCGCTGTCGCGGCAATCGACGGTGGAATCCGAGTCGGatgccaccaccaccacggcCACGAACATGTCGCAGGCCACCATCACGAGCACCTCGCAGCCCATCAAGAAGAGTCCGCGGGAGTTCATCATCCCGATTGCCGTCGAAGGGGGCGGCTTCATCACGCCCCGGGAGCGCAGCGTGGAGCCATCGGAGTCGAGCCACACCACAAGCAGCCGGTCGACGTTCACCCGCCTGCGTCCGTCGCGTCGCATTGG CTCACTGTTAAGCGAGGCAGGCTTCGATGAGGGCTCGCCATTCCAGAAGATGCGCACCACTTCGATAACCCGGGATGGCGGCAGCGGAGGCGCCGAGGACGAGGCCCGCTTCACCCCGCACCGACTCAG GAGCTCAAGACCCGTCAAGAAAATTAGTCAAGACAACGATTCGCAAAGCTCAAACGAGGAGgacgatgatgacgacgatggCTTTGAGATACTAACGGCGGAGAATCTGTTCTCGACACTGCTGCAGCGG GTGCGGGCCCTAACGAATCGGCTGAACGTCAACAGTGACCTGACGGTCGGATTCCCCAGCCATTCTAGTCGCCTGCTCACGGACATTTCGCGGCAGGCCCAAAGTCACAGTCCATTCTGGAGCCAGGGCAGTCCTTTTGCCAG TGTGCTTAGATCTCAAGTTAGTTATACCTATAGCGAAACGGTCGAGAAGAAGAAAGT CCGCCtgaacagcagcaacagcagcggaCTGGGAGCTCCTTGGCGGCACAGCATGTCCCGGGATCTGGGCAGCGACATGGAATCGATGTTCTCGCGCACGGGGGCCACGCTGCCAAGAG TTGGTTTAACTACTTTAACTACTACCACGCCCACAAAGCATGTTATAACCATTAACCAGAGTCCGTTCACAACTGCCACCAAGCCACCGCATCCGGGCCATTTTGCCACGGCCACGACCACGGCCAAAACGGTGGCCGTAGCCATTGCCGGCGTTCCGAAGCAGCTAACAATAACCACCACGACCACCACCAACAGTAGCAGCGGTAACGCCAACGCCAACACCaacggcaatggcaatggcaatggcaatggcaggAGCCGGCCATCAGTCATCCCGGCCATTATGACCACACCCCAGCTGGCCAAAACCACTGGCAGCAgcaccactaccactaccagcAGCCCCAGGAAGCCATAA